Genomic window (Planococcus sp. MSAK28401):
ACCAAGCCGCCGGAGCGGGATGACACTGAATGGAACAGGGCCCCGAAAAAGGTCTGATGCCACGACATCCCCTTAAAGGCATTGACCGACTCCAAAATCAAGATCCCGACCGTGCCGACAACCAAGAGAATGCCGAAGATGCTCGTCGTGATTTTGGTAAACAGCGAGAACCGGAAATTTTTTGTCTCGTTCGACAAAAACTCTTTCAACTCGATCAATACCGGAAAACCGATCGCACCAAGGATAATCAGCAGCATATTGACGATCTGGACAAAATAGTCATCGACGTAAGGCTGCAGGGACGCGCCGGTAATATCGAACCCGCCATTAGTTGTGGCCGTGACCGATCCGAAAACGCCGTGCAATAGAGCTTCGCTGAAACTATAGAAATACTGCGTGAAATAGACGGTCAATATGAGCGCGCCGATCGCTTCGATCAACAATAGGATCTTGACAATTTCAGTGATCAATTTAACAACGCCGGACATGCTCGACTGGTTATGGTCGACCATGATCAATTGGCGCTCTCTCAGCCCAATCCGTTTGCCAAGCAGAATCCAGAAAAATGTTCCGATCGACATGATGCCGATGCCTCCGAATTGGAGGATGACCATCAACACAATTATGCCGAAAGTAGACAAAGTTTGGGAAACATCAATGACGGATAGGCCGGTGACGCTGACAGCGCTGACGGCGGTAAATAATGTATCGATATAGGTCATGCTCACCCCAGGCTGCAGGACTCCTGGAAGCCGCAGGAGCAAAAAGGAAAAAGCAATCGCTACGAAATAATACGCCACGATTGCCTGTGCAGGTGTAAGATTTCGGACACGTTGAAATGATTTATTCATAGGCGTAAAATTCCCTTCCGCAACTGACTCTCTTCCCATTCTATGTAAAGTACGGGGAAAAGAAAAGGGCTTTTTTGTAAAGCACAGTCTGCTTTATCTGTTCCAATGCAAAAGAGCCGCTTTTCCTGTCTTATTTTCCACTGCCGCAGAATAAGCGCTTATTCCTCTGAGTTACACCGCTGAATGCGGATTTGAAGGAATAAGCGCCATTTACAGAAGGCATTATGGATTTTTCTTATCTTGCTTGTCTGCTTTTGGAGGTTTCTTTTCATCGGTTTTGGGTGAATCCGAGACTCCCTTTTCCTTCACAGGGGGTTTGGCCTGTTCGGCTTTCAAGTCCTTTGGTTCCGCTGTCTTCGCCCCATCTGCTTTGGAAGAATTGCCGTTATTATTGTTGCTGTTGCTGTTGCTGTTGCTGTTGCTGTTGCTGTTGCTGTTGCTGTTGCTGTTGCTGTTGCTGTTAGAATTGTCTTTTTTACTGTCCTTTTCTTTTGGTTTGTCTTTGCCGTTATTGTCTTTTGGCGGTTGTTCAGTTTTGTTCTTTCCGGAAGAAGGAATTTCTTTTTTCGGTTTTGTTTCAGCTTTTGAATTCCCAGCGTTGTTGCCTTTTCCAGCATTTGGGTTTTTCGGTTTAGCAGGCTCAGGTTTTTCTGGTTTTTTCGGTACTTTTTTTGCTGCTGGAGCGTTGGAGCCAGATTCTTTTGGTTTGCTGTCAGATTTCTTTTCTGGAACAGATTTCTTTTCTGGAACAGGTTTCTTTTCTGGAACAGGTTTCTTTTCTGGAACAGGTTTCTTTTCCGGAACAGGTTTCTTTTCCGGAACAGGTTTCTTTTCCGGAGTAGGATTTGCCTGTGTATCCGACTTTTGTGTTTTGTTTGATTGGCTATTGCCTGGAGAGGAAGGCTCGTTTTTCGGGTTAGCCTTTGGAGTAGCAGGATCTTCAGCTTTCGAAGGGGCCTCCTGGCTATCCGGGGCTTGTTTTCTCTGCGTGTTTTTTTCTTCATTTTGCGCAGGCTGGACATCATTTTCTTGTTTCTTTGGCGACGTGAAAGTTCGGTCTTTTTCGATTAGCTTGGCGACTGGCACTTGTTGTTCTTTTGCCTCGCGCCATTGCTTTTTATTCGCTTCTTTCAAATGCACCCGCAAGTTTTTATTGCTGCCGGCAAACAGTGCCGCCAATGCGATCTGTTCCACGTTGATCGCGGCATCCGATTCTCCATCTCCTCGTATCGTGGTAATCGTCACATGCTCTGTATCTTCATCCACGGATAAGGCAAGCACGTTCTCTAAAACCACTTCGAGTTCACGATTTTCCCAATCGGTTAATTGAGCAATCAATTTTTTACCGTCCTCATTCAGCTCCCTCAGCGAAATGACGTGCCATGCCTCGTCTACGCCGAGTTCGATTCCCGGGTTTGATTCAACTTGTACATAGCCATAAGCTTCTTCGGCGGGGAGCATCCATGTGGAAATCAGTAAGAATAGAGCCGCGACCGACGCTATGAGCGGCACGGTAAACGGCTTGAATCGGCGGTTCGAAGCTTTTACGGATTCGAAATATGCCTCTTCGCCCACTACCGTACTCCCTGTCGGCCTGCCGGTTACAAAGCTGCCATCTGCAAGCATGTAGACAGAACGGTCTCCATCAAGTTCCATACATATGCCTTTTCGCATTCGCATCAGTTCAACCGCTCCTTTAAATAATCTTTTAAATAATGCAACTCGCTCATTATCAATAGCGACATTGCAATTATGTATTTCCTGTTTCTCTCAATAGTTTTTCTCGAGACCTGGACAAGTTCCTCGATATGTTTGACCGGCAGTTTTTTCTTATCAAGCAAGAAGTGTTTGTATTCATCCGTTTCCGCTACCAATTGCGCGATTTGGATTGCATTTCTCCTGGCGTCTTCATGTGCAGGAGAAACTTTGGCGATCATTTGGAAAGATAAGCCGAACTCTGAGAGCATTTCCTCGAATTGGACAATCTCTTCACGCCGCTTGGCAATCTGCTCCTGTTCTGAATAGAGAGCCGATGATGCCCGGTCGCCGATATGGTTGTGATGGTCTTCATTCGGCGATGCTGTGAAATCATGGCTGAATTCCAGACGCTTGCTTTCTTTCCGGATATGGTCAATTACTCTGCGCCTGATGACCATATGCGCGAAAGTTAAAAACGATGCCTCATGTCCCGGACGGTATTGGCGCATTGCCTCATGAAATGCCAAGAGCGCGATGCTGAATTCATCCTGATTATCATCGATGAACCGCTTGCATACTTGTGCGGCGGTTTTTTTCACGAACGGGATATGTGAAGAAATCAATTGCTCTTCGGCCTCTTCATCGCCTTGTTGTGCGAGCTTCACCAATGTTTCAGCGGGCATTTCTGCTCCATATCCAAACAAACCGCCCAAAGCAGTCAATAGCATGCAACTCACCTCATTTCAATTCCTTTTTCTCTATTGTATCTTTCAGTCCAGGAATTTGGAAGATTGAGGCGGTCTTGCTAAGTATTACATTCGTGTGACAGCGAGTGTTTGTGTCCGTCTTGTTATGGATTGCATGAAAATAGCCTTACGGAGAAAATGCTCCGCAAGGCTATTCGACCAATCTTTATTCAATTAAGCGTTTTGTTCTTTATTCTTTTTAAGACCTGTAAACACTCCGGTCAAGACGATCCCTAAAAGCACAAGCCAGAACGTAATTGTCCACGGCGTCGAATGCGGAAAATCATGCGGCAGAACGTTCAATTTTTCGTGTGATAAGGTCAAAACGACCAATTTGACCCCTACCCAACCGACCACGACAAATGCCGCTGTTTCGAGCTGCGGGTATTTCTCCAACAGCCGGACGAATTTATGCGCAGCGAAACGCATAATGATGACACCAATTAAACCGCCTGCGAGCATCACGCCAAACTGGCCGCCATTGATGCCGCCGATGTCAAAATCGCCGAGATGCGGCAATGTTACCGCGAGTGCAACGGCCGCAAGCATAGAGTCAATGGCAAAGGCGATATCTGCCAGTTCCACTTTTAAGACGGTCATCCAGAATCCCGATCCTTTTGTCGTTTCGGGTTCTATTGTATGTTCTTTCCCTTTGCGCTGGTCATAGATATGCTTGACCGCGATAAACAACAGATAGGCGGCGCCAAGGGCCTGAATCTGCCAGATGTTCACCAAGAATGTGATCATGAACAAAGCTGCAAAACGGAAGATAAAAGCACCTGCCAAACCATAGAACAAGGCTTTCTTCTGTTGGGGCTTTGGCAAATGCTTGACCATGACAGCCATGACCAC
Coding sequences:
- a CDS encoding anti-sigma-I factor RsgI family protein, producing the protein MLPAEEAYGYVQVESNPGIELGVDEAWHVISLRELNEDGKKLIAQLTDWENRELEVVLENVLALSVDEDTEHVTITTIRGDGESDAAINVEQIALAALFAGSNKNLRVHLKEANKKQWREAKEQQVPVAKLIEKDRTFTSPKKQENDVQPAQNEEKNTQRKQAPDSQEAPSKAEDPATPKANPKNEPSSPGNSQSNKTQKSDTQANPTPEKKPVPEKKPVPEKKPVPEKKPVPEKKPVPEKKSVPEKKSDSKPKESGSNAPAAKKVPKKPEKPEPAKPKNPNAGKGNNAGNSKAETKPKKEIPSSGKNKTEQPPKDNNGKDKPKEKDSKKDNSNSNSNSNSNSNSNSNSNSNSNSNNNNGNSSKADGAKTAEPKDLKAEQAKPPVKEKGVSDSPKTDEKKPPKADKQDKKNP
- a CDS encoding TerC family protein, whose amino-acid sequence is MDTILLEYAWVLLVLIGLEGLLAADNAVVMAVMVKHLPKPQQKKALFYGLAGAFIFRFAALFMITFLVNIWQIQALGAAYLLFIAVKHIYDQRKGKEHTIEPETTKGSGFWMTVLKVELADIAFAIDSMLAAVALAVTLPHLGDFDIGGINGGQFGVMLAGGLIGVIIMRFAAHKFVRLLEKYPQLETAAFVVVGWVGVKLVVLTLSHEKLNVLPHDFPHSTPWTITFWLVLLGIVLTGVFTGLKKNKEQNA
- the sigI gene encoding RNA polymerase sigma-I factor, which encodes MLLTALGGLFGYGAEMPAETLVKLAQQGDEEAEEQLISSHIPFVKKTAAQVCKRFIDDNQDEFSIALLAFHEAMRQYRPGHEASFLTFAHMVIRRRVIDHIRKESKRLEFSHDFTASPNEDHHNHIGDRASSALYSEQEQIAKRREEIVQFEEMLSEFGLSFQMIAKVSPAHEDARRNAIQIAQLVAETDEYKHFLLDKKKLPVKHIEELVQVSRKTIERNRKYIIAMSLLIMSELHYLKDYLKERLN
- a CDS encoding TrkH family potassium uptake protein; this encodes MNKSFQRVRNLTPAQAIVAYYFVAIAFSFLLLRLPGVLQPGVSMTYIDTLFTAVSAVSVTGLSVIDVSQTLSTFGIIVLMVILQFGGIGIMSIGTFFWILLGKRIGLRERQLIMVDHNQSSMSGVVKLITEIVKILLLIEAIGALILTVYFTQYFYSFSEALLHGVFGSVTATTNGGFDITGASLQPYVDDYFVQIVNMLLIILGAIGFPVLIELKEFLSNETKNFRFSLFTKITTSIFGILLVVGTVGILILESVNAFKGMSWHQTFFGALFHSVSSRSGGLVTIDITQFSDATNVFMSALMFIGASPSSAGGGIRTTTFAIAILFLINFARGKNTIQIFNREIELIDVFRSFAVLFLAGTMVIVATMLLIITEPNASIVEILFEITSAFGTCGMSLGLTSELSSIGKVIVMVLMFIGRVGLISFLFTIGGKTDPTKFHYPKERVIIG